A genomic stretch from Brucella sp. BE17 includes:
- a CDS encoding NAD-dependent succinate-semialdehyde dehydrogenase, with product MDDRTISPIAALKDRSLLVDKAYVAGRWISAENGSTITVTDPYDGSVIAEVPDLGVDVVRQAIDAAAVAQTEWARRSAKERASILRRWFELIVENADDLAQILTAEQGKPLGEAKGEVLSNAAYLEWFAEEAKRIDGDIIPAPNQHQRVMVLKQPVGVCAAITPWNFPNGMITRKAGPALAAGCSLILKPAAQTPLSAFALAVLAERAGVPAGVFSVITGKAQPIGMEFCHNPKIAKITFTGSTSVGRWLMKEAADGIKRLSLELGGNAPFIVFDDADIDAAVEGAMISKFRNAGQTCVCANRIYVQESVAEEFTAKLLEKVSTITLGRGTEKGVSQGPLIDEKAVAKMEEHVSDALAKGGKVLAGGKRSSLGGTFFEPTVMSGITQDMKVAKEETFAPLAPVITFRNEEDVIAMANDSEFGLASYFYARDLGRVWRVAEALEAGMVGVNTGMLANEMAPFGGVKQSGLGREGSSYGIEGFLELKYVALAGI from the coding sequence ATGGATGATCGAACAATATCGCCCATCGCAGCACTGAAGGACCGGTCCCTTCTTGTCGACAAGGCCTACGTGGCTGGCCGCTGGATAAGTGCGGAAAATGGAAGCACCATTACGGTTACGGACCCTTATGATGGATCGGTAATCGCAGAAGTCCCAGACCTTGGGGTGGATGTGGTGCGTCAGGCAATCGATGCGGCGGCAGTGGCACAGACTGAATGGGCTCGTCGCTCAGCCAAAGAGCGGGCCAGCATACTTCGGCGCTGGTTTGAACTGATTGTCGAAAATGCAGATGATCTTGCACAGATCCTTACCGCTGAACAGGGAAAACCCCTTGGTGAGGCAAAGGGCGAAGTGCTCTCCAATGCGGCCTATCTTGAATGGTTCGCAGAAGAGGCAAAGCGCATCGATGGCGATATCATTCCTGCGCCCAACCAGCATCAGCGTGTCATGGTGCTCAAACAGCCCGTCGGCGTTTGTGCGGCTATTACGCCGTGGAATTTTCCCAACGGAATGATCACACGCAAGGCTGGTCCAGCCCTTGCTGCTGGCTGTTCGCTGATCCTGAAACCGGCAGCACAGACTCCGCTTTCAGCATTCGCACTGGCTGTTCTGGCCGAACGTGCCGGGGTCCCGGCAGGGGTATTTTCGGTTATAACAGGCAAGGCACAACCGATCGGCATGGAGTTCTGCCACAATCCGAAGATTGCTAAGATAACTTTCACAGGCTCCACCAGCGTCGGTCGCTGGCTGATGAAGGAAGCTGCCGATGGTATCAAGCGTCTCTCGCTTGAACTGGGCGGCAATGCCCCCTTTATTGTCTTCGATGATGCTGACATCGATGCAGCTGTTGAAGGCGCCATGATCTCGAAATTCCGCAATGCGGGCCAGACCTGCGTCTGCGCCAACCGCATCTATGTGCAGGAATCGGTCGCGGAAGAATTCACTGCGAAGCTTCTCGAAAAAGTATCGACCATCACGCTCGGTCGTGGCACCGAAAAGGGAGTGAGCCAAGGGCCGCTCATCGACGAGAAGGCGGTCGCCAAGATGGAGGAACATGTCAGCGATGCACTCGCCAAAGGCGGTAAAGTTCTTGCTGGCGGCAAGCGTAGTTCGCTCGGCGGCACTTTCTTCGAGCCAACGGTCATGAGCGGCATTACGCAGGATATGAAAGTCGCCAAGGAAGAAACCTTTGCCCCTCTTGCTCCGGTTATCACGTTCCGCAATGAGGAGGATGTGATCGCCATGGCAAATGACAGTGAATTCGGTCTCGCTTCCTATTTTTACGCGCGCGATCTGGGGCGTGTCTGGCGGGTCGCGGAGGCATTGGAAGCGGGTATGGTCGGCGTCAATACCGGTATGCTTGCCAACGAGATGGCACCCTTTGGTGGCGTCAAGCAGTCGGGTCTGGGCCGTGAAGGTTCTTCCTACGGTATCGAAGGCTTTCTTGAACTGAAATATGTCGCTTTGGCTGGGATTTGA
- a CDS encoding tagatose 1,6-diphosphate aldolase encodes MLTLGKTRGLARLANKNGHFCMVALDQRPPLFEAIAAARGIDKSEVTFQEVLTAKRLLVENLAPHCSSMLFDPNYAIPAAIDVLPPECGLIVTLEDHRTEESEGGRKSKVIADWSVEKIRRLGGDAVKVLAWYRPDASADVIAHQKAFVRKIGEDCRRHDIAYVLELLVFPFLGSAGHTVDYVESPTKLPELVIDSVREFAKPEYGVDLLKLESPLAANSLPARDGSDAALAAQREFDAIGKICADAGIPWVLLSGGAATEKFERVLDYAYAAGAGGFLAGRTIWLNAIRSHFPDTAAVAQALSGEGVSVVKALSSLTEAKAPRWSPTIPAFQTIQNEGDFASGYAAA; translated from the coding sequence ATGCTTACACTTGGAAAAACACGTGGCCTCGCTCGCCTTGCCAATAAAAATGGGCATTTCTGCATGGTTGCTCTGGATCAGCGTCCGCCGCTTTTTGAAGCCATTGCTGCCGCCCGTGGTATCGACAAGTCGGAAGTGACGTTCCAGGAGGTTCTTACGGCAAAGCGCCTGCTCGTCGAAAACCTCGCACCGCATTGCAGCTCCATGCTTTTTGACCCCAATTATGCCATTCCAGCAGCCATCGATGTTTTGCCGCCGGAATGCGGACTGATCGTCACATTGGAAGATCATCGCACCGAGGAAAGCGAAGGCGGACGTAAATCCAAGGTTATTGCCGATTGGAGCGTCGAAAAAATCCGTCGTCTGGGCGGTGATGCGGTCAAGGTTCTGGCATGGTATAGGCCAGATGCGTCAGCCGATGTTATCGCCCACCAAAAGGCGTTCGTGCGCAAGATCGGTGAAGATTGCCGTCGCCATGACATTGCCTACGTGCTTGAACTCCTCGTATTCCCGTTTCTTGGCTCCGCCGGTCACACGGTAGATTATGTCGAATCTCCGACAAAACTGCCGGAACTGGTTATCGATAGCGTGCGTGAATTTGCGAAACCCGAATATGGTGTCGATCTTCTGAAGCTTGAAAGCCCGCTTGCCGCAAACAGCCTGCCAGCGCGCGACGGCAGTGACGCGGCCCTTGCCGCTCAGAGGGAGTTTGATGCGATTGGCAAAATCTGTGCAGATGCTGGCATTCCATGGGTCTTGCTGTCTGGTGGTGCGGCGACGGAGAAGTTCGAGCGTGTGCTCGACTATGCTTATGCCGCTGGCGCAGGCGGTTTCCTGGCTGGCCGAACCATCTGGCTCAACGCAATCCGTTCGCATTTTCCCGATACTGCGGCTGTTGCCCAGGCTCTGTCCGGTGAGGGGGTTTCGGTGGTCAAAGCATTGAGTTCTTTGACCGAGGCAAAAGCGCCGCGCTGGTCTCCCACTATACCTGCTTTTCAGACCATCCAGAACGAAGGGGACTTCGCCAGCGGTTATGCGGCTGCATGA